A single region of the Ignavibacteriota bacterium genome encodes:
- the trpE gene encoding anthranilate synthase component I, whose translation MTFEEFEILGQTYNVIPVSKSLLADTLTPVSAYLRLRKESDKSFLFESVEGGERIARYSFIGKNPIVTLKCKEKTTWISEKGITFESNNNFFDIIDKTISKYKQPTLPNLPRFRGGLVGFIGYDAIRFVENIPASVSDSSPMFDSILSLYTTVLAFDHLKHQIIIIVNVVVNPDEPLIEQYNSALNEIATLESQLRDSTPSSHEFHSDSNSLRHEIEHEQFLQSVEQAKHHIHEGDIFQVVLSQRFSTSYHGDLFNVYRALRIVNPSPYLYYLSFDDFTVIGSSPEILVRVENGATEVYPIAGTRRRGATDEEDKRLEAELLADTKERAEHIMLVDLGRNDLGRVCEVGTVKVDQLMFVVRYSHVMHIASRVTGKVDKEKSCVDVLKATFPAGTVSGAPKIRAMEIIDKLEKSRRGIYAGGVGYFDFSGNMDICIAIRTMFATNDTIYLQSGAGIVADSNPESEYRETINKAQALVEALKLAEGMMR comes from the coding sequence ATGACATTTGAAGAATTTGAAATATTAGGACAAACATACAACGTCATCCCCGTCAGCAAATCGTTGCTGGCAGATACGTTGACACCGGTCTCCGCCTATTTACGTTTGAGAAAAGAGAGCGATAAATCTTTTCTTTTTGAAAGCGTTGAAGGAGGAGAACGGATTGCGCGCTATTCATTCATCGGTAAAAATCCGATTGTGACATTGAAGTGTAAAGAGAAAACTACATGGATTTCGGAGAAAGGAATAACGTTCGAATCAAACAACAACTTCTTCGACATCATTGATAAAACGATAAGCAAGTACAAACAGCCAACACTTCCGAATCTCCCCCGTTTTCGCGGCGGCTTGGTTGGATTTATCGGATACGATGCAATTCGGTTTGTTGAAAATATTCCCGCGTCAGTTTCGGACAGTTCTCCTATGTTCGACAGTATTCTCTCCCTCTACACAACTGTTCTTGCATTTGACCATCTCAAACATCAAATTATTATCATCGTCAATGTCGTTGTGAATCCAGATGAACCATTAATCGAACAATACAACAGCGCATTGAATGAGATTGCAACACTTGAATCACAACTTCGTGATTCAACTCCATCATCACATGAGTTCCATTCAGATTCAAACTCATTGAGGCATGAAATCGAACATGAACAATTTCTACAATCAGTTGAACAAGCAAAACATCACATCCATGAAGGAGATATTTTTCAAGTTGTTCTCTCGCAACGGTTCTCAACGTCGTATCATGGTGACTTGTTCAACGTGTATCGCGCGCTTCGCATCGTTAATCCTTCTCCCTATTTATATTATTTGTCGTTCGATGATTTTACTGTGATTGGTTCATCGCCTGAAATTCTTGTCCGTGTGGAAAACGGAGCGACAGAAGTTTATCCCATCGCCGGAACACGCAGGCGCGGCGCTACCGACGAAGAAGACAAACGGCTCGAAGCCGAACTTCTTGCCGACACGAAAGAACGAGCAGAACATATCATGCTTGTTGATTTAGGGAGGAATGATTTGGGACGAGTGTGTGAAGTCGGCACAGTCAAAGTTGACCAACTGATGTTTGTGGTTCGATATTCTCACGTCATGCACATTGCTTCACGGGTTACCGGAAAAGTGGACAAAGAAAAATCGTGCGTGGATGTTTTGAAAGCAACATTTCCTGCCGGAACGGTGAGCGGAGCGCCAAAAATTCGCGCAATGGAAATTATTGATAAACTCGAAAAGAGTCGAAGAGGAATTTATGCAGGCGGAGTCGGCTATTTTGATTTTTCGGGGAATATGGATATATGTATTGCCATCAGAACCATGTTTGCAACAAACGATACGATATATCTTCAATCGGGCGCGGGCATCGTCGCCGATTCAAATCCTGAATCGGAGTATCGGGAAACAATCAACAAAGCACAGGCGCTTGTTGAAGCGCTCAAACTTGCCGAAGGAATGATGCGATGA
- a CDS encoding SCO family protein: MNKKQIVLLIAVIVVGLTSAILKLYRTNTDASSSLPQIGTVPEFSLFTQDSVSFTKENLLGHITIADFIFTSCGGPCPLMSAKMQELQEQLPNANIKLLSFSVDPEYDTPNILKEYGHKFNAQQNKWTFLTGERKAIYSLARYGFKLTVEDEENAILHSTKFILIDDKAIIRGYYDYEDSTALQRLIVDAQTLSEM; encoded by the coding sequence ATGAATAAAAAGCAAATAGTCTTGCTCATTGCGGTTATAGTAGTTGGACTTACCTCTGCAATACTCAAACTATACCGAACCAATACTGATGCGTCTTCTTCATTGCCTCAAATAGGAACCGTCCCGGAATTTTCTCTTTTCACACAAGACAGTGTTTCCTTCACAAAAGAAAATCTCCTTGGACATATCACCATCGCTGACTTCATCTTCACAAGTTGCGGCGGTCCCTGCCCGTTGATGAGCGCAAAGATGCAAGAGTTACAGGAACAATTACCAAATGCAAACATCAAACTCCTCTCCTTCTCCGTTGACCCGGAATACGATACACCAAACATCCTCAAAGAATACGGACATAAGTTCAATGCACAACAAAACAAATGGACATTCCTCACCGGCGAACGAAAGGCAATCTACTCCCTTGCACGCTACGGATTCAAACTAACAGTCGAAGATGAAGAAAACGCCATCCTCCACAGCACCAAATTCATTTTAATTGATGATAAAGCAATCATTCGCGGCTACTACGATTATGAAGACTCAACTGCCTTACAGCGGCTAATTGTTGATGCACAGACGTTAAGTGAAATGTGA
- a CDS encoding endonuclease/exonuclease/phosphatase family protein, translating into MKNSYTLLLSLIILTCSQVFGGDTLRIASYNILNYSDTSTRHTQFRKVIHNMKPDVLVVQEIINQAGVTLFLNQVMNYYQPGKYATVQFYDGPDTDNSIFYDTSKVKIVNVNYLTNGVLTRFIAEYTIKPKWSDESLRIYSLHLKAGASDTARRRQESEYLRDYLNQLQANTNFIIAGDYNIYGGTEAAYQTLIANTSDNDGRVKDPLNMTGTWNQSAYAAYHTQAPQSSNGGMDDRFDMLLPSYSLYEDNMIVSSYKAFGNDGQHYNASINRLPNYAVPDSVAHGLYYAADHIPVVCNFTFPDTVASVSVSMNVATGWNIVSLPIAPNNPVKTAVFPNAGSNAYYYNNPNGYFYDVTLRSKVGYWIKFNSFDTIQVLGKVRGSDTINVTTGWNLIGASDHDVAVSQLNILPTNIIDSPFYGFDLIYQPADTIRKGRGYFVKVNTGGKIIIP; encoded by the coding sequence ATGAAGAATTCTTATACGTTACTTCTGTCTCTTATTATTCTCACTTGTTCTCAGGTCTTTGGTGGTGATACACTCCGGATCGCTTCATACAATATTCTGAACTATTCCGATACTTCGACACGGCACACACAGTTCCGAAAAGTCATTCACAACATGAAACCGGATGTTCTTGTAGTGCAGGAAATAATAAATCAGGCGGGAGTTACACTGTTCCTCAACCAAGTGATGAATTATTATCAGCCGGGCAAATATGCAACAGTGCAGTTTTACGATGGACCGGATACCGACAATTCCATTTTCTATGATACATCAAAAGTAAAAATTGTGAATGTGAATTATTTAACCAACGGCGTGTTAACCCGCTTCATCGCTGAATATACAATCAAGCCAAAATGGTCGGATGAATCACTAAGAATCTACTCACTTCATTTAAAAGCAGGTGCATCTGACACTGCAAGAAGGAGACAGGAGAGTGAGTATCTCAGGGATTATTTGAATCAACTTCAGGCGAATACAAATTTTATCATCGCAGGCGATTACAATATCTACGGAGGTACAGAAGCGGCATACCAAACGTTGATTGCTAATACTTCAGACAATGATGGAAGAGTAAAAGACCCGCTCAACATGACAGGAACATGGAATCAATCTGCATATGCTGCTTACCATACACAGGCTCCACAATCTTCCAACGGCGGCATGGATGACCGTTTCGACATGCTTCTTCCGTCGTACTCGTTGTATGAAGATAATATGATTGTATCATCCTACAAGGCATTTGGCAACGACGGACAACATTACAATGCAAGCATCAATCGTCTCCCGAACTATGCTGTGCCGGATAGTGTCGCTCACGGATTATATTACGCCGCCGACCATATTCCTGTCGTTTGCAACTTTACTTTTCCCGATACGGTTGCATCGGTTTCTGTAAGCATGAATGTTGCAACAGGATGGAATATCGTATCGCTTCCAATAGCACCAAATAATCCAGTCAAGACAGCAGTATTTCCCAATGCCGGTTCAAATGCGTATTACTACAACAATCCAAACGGGTATTTTTATGATGTAACGCTCAGGTCGAAAGTTGGGTATTGGATTAAATTCAATTCGTTTGATACTATACAGGTTCTCGGCAAGGTACGAGGAAGTGATACAATCAATGTCACGACCGGATGGAATCTTATCGGCGCATCAGACCACGATGTTGCTGTTTCACAGTTGAACATTTTACCGACAAATATAATTGACTCGCCTTTCTATGGATTTGATTTGATATATCAACCGGCAGATACGATACGAAAGGGGAGAGGATATTTTGTGAAGGTGAATACGGGTGGGAAGATAATTATTCCCTGA
- a CDS encoding DUF420 domain-containing protein, with protein MDFLPTLNALLNSTSAILLLAGRYFIKQNNRDAHKKLMLGAFSVSVLFLISYLTYHFFHGSTKFQGEGIIRTVYFIILISHTILAAVLAPMVIFTLRRGLKQKFALHKKLARWTYPIWLYVSVTGVVIYLMLYQIFPAQ; from the coding sequence ATGGATTTCCTCCCTACTCTCAACGCTCTTCTCAACTCGACAAGCGCTATTTTACTGTTAGCGGGTCGTTACTTCATCAAACAGAATAACAGAGATGCGCACAAGAAATTGATGCTTGGCGCGTTCAGCGTCTCAGTTCTGTTTTTGATTTCATACCTCACCTATCATTTCTTTCACGGCTCGACGAAATTTCAAGGGGAAGGAATTATTCGGACGGTGTATTTCATCATTCTCATAAGCCATACAATTCTCGCGGCGGTTCTTGCGCCGATGGTTATTTTTACTCTGCGTCGCGGTTTAAAACAAAAGTTCGCTCTCCACAAAAAACTCGCCCGTTGGACGTATCCGATTTGGCTGTATGTTTCCGTTACGGGTGTGGTGATTTATTTGATGTTGTATCAGATTTTTCCAGCACAATAA
- a CDS encoding aminodeoxychorismate/anthranilate synthase component II translates to MILLIDNYDSFTYNLVQLIGQIRSDIHVVRNDKISVNEIKQLNPERIVISPGPGRPENAGICIQVIKELGKTIPTLGVCLGHQAIGCAFNGTITYAPTLMHGKTSMILHQGEGIFRSLENPFEATRYHSLVIAKENFPNELLITATTDDGVIMAIRHKEFPIQGIQFHPESVLTKSGYKLMSNWFES, encoded by the coding sequence ATGATTCTTCTGATTGACAATTACGATTCATTCACATACAACCTCGTTCAACTCATCGGGCAAATCCGAAGCGATATTCATGTCGTTCGCAATGATAAAATTTCAGTGAACGAAATCAAGCAATTGAATCCTGAACGAATCGTCATCTCACCCGGACCCGGGCGTCCCGAAAACGCAGGCATTTGTATTCAAGTTATCAAAGAGCTTGGAAAAACCATTCCGACACTTGGCGTTTGTCTTGGACATCAGGCAATAGGTTGCGCGTTCAATGGAACAATTACCTACGCGCCAACACTGATGCACGGCAAAACTTCAATGATACTTCACCAAGGCGAAGGAATATTTCGTTCGCTTGAAAATCCTTTTGAAGCCACACGATATCATTCACTCGTGATTGCTAAAGAGAATTTCCCGAACGAATTGCTCATCACCGCAACGACGGACGACGGTGTCATCATGGCTATTCGACATAAAGAATTTCCGATTCAAGGAATTCAGTTTCACCCCGAATCTGTTCTAACAAAATCCGGTTACAAGTTAATGTCTAATTGGTTTGAATCATGA